The Helianthus annuus cultivar XRQ/B chromosome 16, HanXRQr2.0-SUNRISE, whole genome shotgun sequence genome includes a window with the following:
- the LOC110918127 gene encoding josephin-like protein, with translation MADEKIQQIYHERQKLQFCLLHALNNLFQEKDAFTRKNLDEIAEKLVLDDPYKGNWTPLRVIFKPHHNSLTGNYDINVLITAVEGKGKKVVWHDRRNKASSINLDESESRLTGIVLNVPVKRYGGIWKSRHWVCLRKVNGVWYNLDSDFASPYSFQSVEEFRDFLDAAMDCGTEILLVKDDE, from the exons ATGGCAGACGAAAAGATACAGCAGATATATCATGAAAGGCAAAAGCTACAGTTTTGCCTCTTACACGCTCTCAATAACCTTTTCCAG GAGAAGGATGCATTTACACGAAAAAATTTGGATGAAATAGCTGAAAAACTTGTTCTTGACGATCCATACAAAGGAAACTGGACACCGCTTCGGGTCATCTTCAAGCCTCATCATAATTCACTAACGGGTAATTACGATATAAACGTGCTAATCACTGCAGTAGAAGGAAAGGGAAAGAAGGTGGTATGGCATGATCGTCGTAACAAAGCTTCTTCCATTAATCTCGATGAATCTGAAAGTAGGTTAACGGGAATCGTGTTAAACGTTCCTGTTAAAAGATACGGTGGGATTTGGAAAAGCAGACATTGGGTTTGTTTGAGAAAGGTTAATGGCGTTTGGTATAATTTGGATAGTGATTTTGCATCTCCGTACTCGTTTCAAAGTGTTGAAGAATTTAGGGATTTTTTGGATGCTGCGATGGATTGCGGTACTGAAATACTGCTTGTAAAGGATGATGAGTAG
- the LOC110918125 gene encoding U-box domain-containing protein 44-like isoform X2, whose amino-acid sequence MKRDLGQLCDVMQSVEFKTAVADEMILEKIESGIQERNVDRTYANNLLVSIAQALGISTERSSLKKEFEDFKSEIENAQLRKDQAEAIQMDQIIALLERADATCSPEEKERKYLNKRTSLGSQPLEPLQSFYCPITREVMVDPVETASGHTFERAAIEKWLADGSNFCPLTMIPLDKSSLRPNKTLKQSIEEWKDRNTMITIASMKPKLSKPENEEDVVFCLDELQKLCEERGVHREWIVLENYIPTLVELLGGKSREIRTRTLVLLCILAKDSDDAKDRIAKVNGVIESIVRSLGRRISEGKLAVELLLELSQNDTLKNHIGMVQGCILLLVTMSNSDDTQAATRAHELLAQLSFSDQNIIQMAKANYFTHLLHRLSSGSEEVKMCMVTTLAEMELTDHNKSSLFENGALDSLLHLVSQGTSRMKETAAKALRNLSSLPKNSIQIIRNGSVNSLVNLLYNHTSSHCLQDELAAIIMHLAMSTMSQNYNGPPVSLFESDGDIDSLFSFIVCTRPLVQECLLRSFYAMCHSPLAVTVKTKLRQNPGNIKSLVQLCENENQKVRANAVKLFCCLTEDGDDKEIIDRMGLQSIETLIKIIKSPLDEEEISSAMGVLSNLTQSSQLTESLLKAEGLPVISSCLRDGMKNRPHKKQLIENTVGSLCHFTIPTNQSSQKKVAETGVIPLLVQLLELGTSLTKRKASISLGQLSKNSFELTHPIPRSLGGIFKCFSSQSESACPVHQGICTVETSFCLVEADAVSPLVRLLGDSDLNVCEASLDALLTLIEAERLQYGSKVLAEANAMHPIIKLLNCPSSSLQEKVLNALERIFHVLDLKQKYGNLAQMPLVDLTQRGNNRTKSLAAQILGQLNVLHDQSSYF is encoded by the exons ATGAAACGGGATCTTGGTCAACTCTGTGATGTTATGCAGTCTGTAGAGTTTAAAACAGCTGTAGCGGATGAAATGATATTGGAGAAGATAGAGTCAGGAATTCAAGAACGGAATGTGGATCGTACGTATGCGAACAATTTACTGGTTTCCATTGCGCAAGCTCTTGGAATATCGACGGAACGATCTtcgttaaagaaagagtttgaagattTTAAGAGTGAGATAGAAAACGCACAGTTGAGGAAAGATCAAGCTGAAGCGATTCAAATGGATCAAATAATTGCTTTACTCGAACGAGCGGATGCAACTTGTTCTCCtgaagaaaaagagagaaaatatTTAAATAAACGGACTTCGTTGGGAAGTCAACCGTTAGAACCACTTCAATCATTTTACTGCCCGATTACCCGAGAAGTTATGGTGGACCCCGTTGAAACGGCGTCTGGTCACACGTTTGAACGAGCTGCCATTGAGAAATGGTTGGCTGATGGGAGTAACTTCTGTCCGTTAACCATGATCCCGTTGGATAAATCATCGTTACGGCCTAATAAGACGTTAAAGCAATCGATCGAGGAATGGAAGGATAGGAACACCATGATCACAATTGCTTCGATGAAACCGAAACTTTCGAAGCCAGAAAATGAGGAAGACGTGGTTTTTTGTTTGGACGAGTTGCAAAAGTTATGTGAAGAAAGAGGTGTTCACCGGGAATGGATAGTTTTGGAGAATTACATTCCTACCcttgtggaactacttggtggtAAAAGCCGAGAGATAAGGACTCGCACACTTGTCTTACTTTGCATTTTGGCCAAGGATAGTGATGATGCAAAG GATAGGATTGCGAAAGTCAACGGTGTGATTGAATCAATAGTTCGGTCACTTGGGCGTCGAATTTCTGAAGGAAAACTGGCGGTTGAATTATTATTGGAATTATCGCAAAATGATACGTTAAAAAATCACATCGGGATGGTTCAGGGATGCATACTACTTTTAGTGACCATGTCCAACAGCGATGATACTCAAGCTGCCACACGCGCACACGAACTTTTGGCCCAACTTTCCTTCTCTGATCAAAATATCATCCAGATGGCAAAAGCTAATTATTTCACGCATCTGCTGCATCGACTATCTTCAG GATCAGAAGAAGTGAAGATGTGCATGGTGACAACATTGGCAGAAATGGAACTAACCGATCACAACAAATCTTCTTTGTTTGAAAACGGTGCACTCGATTCACTTCTTCACTTGGTCTCACAAGGAACCTCTAGAATGAAAGAAACCGCAGCTAAAGCACTTAGGAACCTCTCAAGCTTACCTAAAAACAGCATACAAATTATAAGAAATGGCTCAGTCAACTCATTGGTCAATCTTCTCTACAATCACACGTCGTCACACTGTTTACAGGACGAGTTGGCAGCCATAATCATGCATCTTGCCATGTCAACCATGTCACAGAATTATAACGGGCCACCTGTTTCGTTATTTGAATCTGATGGAGATATTGATAGCCTTTTTTCTTTCATTGTTTGTACAAGACCTTTGGTGCAAGAATGTTTACTTCGTTCTTTTTACGCCATGTGTCACTCGCCTTTAGCTGTTACGGTGAAAACAAAGTTGAGACAG AATCCTGGAAACATAAAATCATTGGTGCAATTGTGTGAAAACGAAAACCAGAAAGTGAGAGCAAATGCTGTTAAGTTATTCTGCTGTTTAACAGAAGATGGTGATGACAAAGAGATTATAGACCGCATGGGACTACAATCAATCGAAAcgttaataaaaataataaaatctcCCCTTGACGAAGAGGAGATTTCTTCCGCAATGGGTGTGCTATCAAACCTGACTCAGTCATCTCAACTCACCGAGTCACTATTAAAAGCAGAAGGACTTCCCGTTATTTCCTCATGTCTTCGTGACGGAATGAAAAACAGGCCCCACAAGAAACAGCTAATAGAGAATACAGTCGGTTCGCTTTGTCACTTCACCATCCCGACAAATCAGAGTTCACAGAAGAAAGTAGCCGAGACAGGTGTCATTCCCTTATTGGTCCAGTTGTTAGAGCTAGGAACAAGTTTGACCAAAAGAAAAGCATCCATTTCTCTTGGTCAACTTTCTAAAAATTCATTCGAGTTAACTCACCCAATCCCGAGATCCTTAGGGGGGATATTCAAATGCTTCTCGTCTCAATCTGAGTCAGCATGCCCCGTTCATCAAGGAATCTGTACGGTCGAAACGTCTTTTTGTTTAGTGGAAGCTGATGCAGTTTCACCGTTAGTAAGACTTTTGGGAGATTCTGACTTGAATGTCTGTGAAGCTTCGTTAGATGCATTGTTGACGTTAATCGAAGCTGAAAGACTGCAGTACGGGTCTAAAGTTCTTGCCGAAGCTAACGCCATGCATCCAATCATAAAACTACTGAACTGCCCTTCTTCGAGTTTGCAGGAAAAGGTATTGAATGCGTTGGAGAGAATATTCCATGTGTTGGATTTGAAGCAAAAATATGGGAATTTGGCTCAGATGCCTTTAGTTGACCTGACTCAAAGGGGAAACAACAGAACAAAATCTTTGGCAGCGCAGATTCTGGGTCAGTTAAATGTGCTTCATGATCAGTCGTCTTATTTCTAG
- the LOC110918125 gene encoding U-box domain-containing protein 44-like isoform X1 yields the protein MEVITSTSSVAASEFISQTIELSLELAFEAKKVFVEKESFAELASYVDRIVPLLKELNKKDTSDAENSFVDILNQQVKIAKQLTTECSQKNRVYLLINCRSIAKRIKEITREISRALSLIPFSQLGVSESMKRDLGQLCDVMQSVEFKTAVADEMILEKIESGIQERNVDRTYANNLLVSIAQALGISTERSSLKKEFEDFKSEIENAQLRKDQAEAIQMDQIIALLERADATCSPEEKERKYLNKRTSLGSQPLEPLQSFYCPITREVMVDPVETASGHTFERAAIEKWLADGSNFCPLTMIPLDKSSLRPNKTLKQSIEEWKDRNTMITIASMKPKLSKPENEEDVVFCLDELQKLCEERGVHREWIVLENYIPTLVELLGGKSREIRTRTLVLLCILAKDSDDAKDRIAKVNGVIESIVRSLGRRISEGKLAVELLLELSQNDTLKNHIGMVQGCILLLVTMSNSDDTQAATRAHELLAQLSFSDQNIIQMAKANYFTHLLHRLSSGSEEVKMCMVTTLAEMELTDHNKSSLFENGALDSLLHLVSQGTSRMKETAAKALRNLSSLPKNSIQIIRNGSVNSLVNLLYNHTSSHCLQDELAAIIMHLAMSTMSQNYNGPPVSLFESDGDIDSLFSFIVCTRPLVQECLLRSFYAMCHSPLAVTVKTKLRQNPGNIKSLVQLCENENQKVRANAVKLFCCLTEDGDDKEIIDRMGLQSIETLIKIIKSPLDEEEISSAMGVLSNLTQSSQLTESLLKAEGLPVISSCLRDGMKNRPHKKQLIENTVGSLCHFTIPTNQSSQKKVAETGVIPLLVQLLELGTSLTKRKASISLGQLSKNSFELTHPIPRSLGGIFKCFSSQSESACPVHQGICTVETSFCLVEADAVSPLVRLLGDSDLNVCEASLDALLTLIEAERLQYGSKVLAEANAMHPIIKLLNCPSSSLQEKVLNALERIFHVLDLKQKYGNLAQMPLVDLTQRGNNRTKSLAAQILGQLNVLHDQSSYF from the exons ATGGAAGTAATTACAAGCACTTCTTCGGTAGCAGCTTCGGAGTTTATCTCGCAAACTATAGAATTAAGTCTGGAACTAGCCTTTGAAGCTAAGAAAGTTTTTGTAGAGAAGGAGAGTTTTGCGGAACTTGCTTCGTATGTCGATAGAATCGTTCCgcttttaaaagagttaaacaaaAAAGACACTAGTGATGCAGAGAACAGTTTTGTTGACATTCTGAATCAACAAGTCAAAATCGCCAAACAGTTGACTACCGAATGCAGTCAAAAGAACAGAGTGTATCTTTTGATAAATTGTCGGTCGATCGCCAAACGGATTAAGGAAATTACAAGGGAAATTAGCCGGGCGTTAAGTTTGATTCCGTTTTCACAATTGGGAGTTTCGGAAAGCATGAAACGGGATCTTGGTCAACTCTGTGATGTTATGCAGTCTGTAGAGTTTAAAACAGCTGTAGCGGATGAAATGATATTGGAGAAGATAGAGTCAGGAATTCAAGAACGGAATGTGGATCGTACGTATGCGAACAATTTACTGGTTTCCATTGCGCAAGCTCTTGGAATATCGACGGAACGATCTtcgttaaagaaagagtttgaagattTTAAGAGTGAGATAGAAAACGCACAGTTGAGGAAAGATCAAGCTGAAGCGATTCAAATGGATCAAATAATTGCTTTACTCGAACGAGCGGATGCAACTTGTTCTCCtgaagaaaaagagagaaaatatTTAAATAAACGGACTTCGTTGGGAAGTCAACCGTTAGAACCACTTCAATCATTTTACTGCCCGATTACCCGAGAAGTTATGGTGGACCCCGTTGAAACGGCGTCTGGTCACACGTTTGAACGAGCTGCCATTGAGAAATGGTTGGCTGATGGGAGTAACTTCTGTCCGTTAACCATGATCCCGTTGGATAAATCATCGTTACGGCCTAATAAGACGTTAAAGCAATCGATCGAGGAATGGAAGGATAGGAACACCATGATCACAATTGCTTCGATGAAACCGAAACTTTCGAAGCCAGAAAATGAGGAAGACGTGGTTTTTTGTTTGGACGAGTTGCAAAAGTTATGTGAAGAAAGAGGTGTTCACCGGGAATGGATAGTTTTGGAGAATTACATTCCTACCcttgtggaactacttggtggtAAAAGCCGAGAGATAAGGACTCGCACACTTGTCTTACTTTGCATTTTGGCCAAGGATAGTGATGATGCAAAG GATAGGATTGCGAAAGTCAACGGTGTGATTGAATCAATAGTTCGGTCACTTGGGCGTCGAATTTCTGAAGGAAAACTGGCGGTTGAATTATTATTGGAATTATCGCAAAATGATACGTTAAAAAATCACATCGGGATGGTTCAGGGATGCATACTACTTTTAGTGACCATGTCCAACAGCGATGATACTCAAGCTGCCACACGCGCACACGAACTTTTGGCCCAACTTTCCTTCTCTGATCAAAATATCATCCAGATGGCAAAAGCTAATTATTTCACGCATCTGCTGCATCGACTATCTTCAG GATCAGAAGAAGTGAAGATGTGCATGGTGACAACATTGGCAGAAATGGAACTAACCGATCACAACAAATCTTCTTTGTTTGAAAACGGTGCACTCGATTCACTTCTTCACTTGGTCTCACAAGGAACCTCTAGAATGAAAGAAACCGCAGCTAAAGCACTTAGGAACCTCTCAAGCTTACCTAAAAACAGCATACAAATTATAAGAAATGGCTCAGTCAACTCATTGGTCAATCTTCTCTACAATCACACGTCGTCACACTGTTTACAGGACGAGTTGGCAGCCATAATCATGCATCTTGCCATGTCAACCATGTCACAGAATTATAACGGGCCACCTGTTTCGTTATTTGAATCTGATGGAGATATTGATAGCCTTTTTTCTTTCATTGTTTGTACAAGACCTTTGGTGCAAGAATGTTTACTTCGTTCTTTTTACGCCATGTGTCACTCGCCTTTAGCTGTTACGGTGAAAACAAAGTTGAGACAG AATCCTGGAAACATAAAATCATTGGTGCAATTGTGTGAAAACGAAAACCAGAAAGTGAGAGCAAATGCTGTTAAGTTATTCTGCTGTTTAACAGAAGATGGTGATGACAAAGAGATTATAGACCGCATGGGACTACAATCAATCGAAAcgttaataaaaataataaaatctcCCCTTGACGAAGAGGAGATTTCTTCCGCAATGGGTGTGCTATCAAACCTGACTCAGTCATCTCAACTCACCGAGTCACTATTAAAAGCAGAAGGACTTCCCGTTATTTCCTCATGTCTTCGTGACGGAATGAAAAACAGGCCCCACAAGAAACAGCTAATAGAGAATACAGTCGGTTCGCTTTGTCACTTCACCATCCCGACAAATCAGAGTTCACAGAAGAAAGTAGCCGAGACAGGTGTCATTCCCTTATTGGTCCAGTTGTTAGAGCTAGGAACAAGTTTGACCAAAAGAAAAGCATCCATTTCTCTTGGTCAACTTTCTAAAAATTCATTCGAGTTAACTCACCCAATCCCGAGATCCTTAGGGGGGATATTCAAATGCTTCTCGTCTCAATCTGAGTCAGCATGCCCCGTTCATCAAGGAATCTGTACGGTCGAAACGTCTTTTTGTTTAGTGGAAGCTGATGCAGTTTCACCGTTAGTAAGACTTTTGGGAGATTCTGACTTGAATGTCTGTGAAGCTTCGTTAGATGCATTGTTGACGTTAATCGAAGCTGAAAGACTGCAGTACGGGTCTAAAGTTCTTGCCGAAGCTAACGCCATGCATCCAATCATAAAACTACTGAACTGCCCTTCTTCGAGTTTGCAGGAAAAGGTATTGAATGCGTTGGAGAGAATATTCCATGTGTTGGATTTGAAGCAAAAATATGGGAATTTGGCTCAGATGCCTTTAGTTGACCTGACTCAAAGGGGAAACAACAGAACAAAATCTTTGGCAGCGCAGATTCTGGGTCAGTTAAATGTGCTTCATGATCAGTCGTCTTATTTCTAG
- the LOC110920084 gene encoding uncharacterized protein LOC110920084, translated as MPPRFLRGRDKGPVTGHDHEAGPSHRRTPSITMSTSPQEPWRLYVEPGRRSVSLSSSHSYQHSFGPQSENEPNNQPPSFIPLQRSNSHHSVGDPTPAFQSRFNPANYLPEPIGNNQTGEGFWKSVLAKFLKLMEQGPYRDLDSVSSKWRKMNGSVNKFSEEYNKIYTSGHRSGMSDEDVFKKALENYKTNHKITFAHVRAWEVMRTAPKWVPVPNEVEMAKQEYAVREAERPPGLDKSKREAASKKEKQKVSDSKMKEFMTQFKTYTEVAAQKAKAKERAVEEKARVAGEKLRLADDKVRLKEWDILTMDIDNYPEPKRSTLKKLQEDIMKKHQSR; from the exons ATGCCGCCGAGATTTCTGAGAGGACGTGACAAAGGCCCAGTTACGGGTCACGATCATGAAGCCGGGCCCTCACACCGGCGAACACCTTCCATCACCATGAGTACTAGCCCACAGGAGCCATGGAGACTCTACGTGGAACCAGGGAGGCGGTCAGTCTCTCTCAGTTCCTCACATTCGTATCAGCATTCTTTTGGGCCCCAATCAGAGAACGAGCCCAACAACCAACCACCTTCTTTCATACCCTTACAGAGGTCCAACTCTCACCACTCTGTTGGTGACCCTACCCCAGCATTTCAAAgtcggttcaacccggctaactaCCTTCCAGAACCCAtag GTAACAATCAAACGGGTGAGGGTTTTTGGAAATCGGTATTGGCGAAGTTTCTTAAGCTAATGGAACAAGGACCGTATCGAGATCTCGACTCGGTATCGTCGAAATGGCGAAAGATGAATGGGTCCGTCAACAAGTTTTCGGaggaatataataaaatatatacaagTGGGCATCGTAGTGGGATGAGCGACGAGGATGTCTTCAAAAAGGCATTGGAAAATTACAAGACGAACCATAAAATTACGTTCGCACACGTTCGGGCTTGGGAAGTTATGCGAACCGCCCCAAAGTGGGTGCCAGTTCCGAACGAGGTGGAGATGGCAAAAC AAGAGTACGCCGTAAGGGAAGCGGAACGTCCCCCGGGCCTGGACAAATCAAAGAGGGAGGCGGCCTCAAAGAAAGAAAAGCAAAAGGTTAGCGATTCGAAGATGAAGGAGTTTATGACGCAATTTAAAACTTACACGGAGGTCGCGGCCCAAAAGGCGAAGGCGAAGGAACGGGCGGTCGAAGAAAAGGCACGCGTGGCGGGAGAAAAGTTACGATTGGCCGATGATAAGGTTCGGCTCAAAGAGTGGGATATATTGACGATGGATATTGATAATTATCCCGAACCAAAACGTTCCACTTTAAAGAAATTGCAAGAAGACATCATGAAGAAGCATCAAAGTAGATGA